Proteins from a genomic interval of Nematostella vectensis chromosome 5, jaNemVect1.1, whole genome shotgun sequence:
- the LOC5517683 gene encoding 5-hydroxytryptamine receptor 1B codes for MAGSEDLQRFSNASSLSKNGNRTGSFSPPSEETLLTIFIFLVLLGLSIVAMNSLVIVLVHKNRFLRTTMNYSLVSLALSDLLSGLVAIPLITLCNYTHDNYVCTAMDLTSRFLCLSTILHLLSIALERYIFIVHKLNTEVVTPIIVYLLLSCIWLFSLAITLVQLVWIDVDAANLTKPGMAYTEMIYNAVFVFVLVFLPILFIIYSYVRIYIVLRKTNKTITKQENCIQSEIVKITRARFRQVKEKRALFVFIGMFFNYALGWFHYFIGGLNRDITDVGGSLMPPVPFWLDIVFLYARFLTSLINPLLYTFFKMDFKQAKQSFLRKICSRERAREQAEDTELQGWWKGLKRISFARSSQTTLTTTL; via the coding sequence ATGGCAGGTTCAGAGGATTTACAGCGTTTTTCTAACGCAAGTTCATTATCCAAGAACGGCAATCGGACGGGCTCGTTTTCGCCCCCGTCCGAAGAAACACTGTTaaccatatttatttttcttgtccTTCTGGGACTGTCAATCGTGGCTATGAACTCCCTCGTAATAGTGCTTGTTCATAAGAATCGATTTCTCCGAACTACGATGAACTATTCGTTAGTCAGCCTCGCATTATCGGATCTGCTATCTGGACTTGTGGCGATCCCGCTGATCACCCTCTGTAACTATACACACGACAACTATGTGTGTACGGCCATGGACTTGACAAGCAGGTTCCTTTGCCTCTCCACGATTCTACATTTGCTAAGCATTGCACTTGAGCGATATATCTTCATTGTGCATAAACTTAACACTGAGGTTGTTACACCTATAATTGTGTACCTACTTCTATCGTGCATTTGGTTGTTTTCCCTAGCGATTACTCTTGTACAACTGGTATGGATCGACGTTGACGCCGCGAACCTTACGAAACCTGGAATGGCTTACACGGAGATGATCTACAATGCTGTATTCGTGTTCGTTCTGGTATTCCTTCCCATCCTCTTCATTATCTACTCTTATGTGCGGATCTACATCGTACTgcgaaaaacaaacaagaccATCACAAAACAGGAAAACTGCATTCAATCAGAGATTGTAAAAATAACGCGTGCCCGGTTCCGACAGGTAAAAGAAAAGCGAGCTTTATTCGTGTTTATTGGAATGTTTTTTAATTACGCACTCGGTTGGTTTCACTACTTTATCGGCGGACTCAACAGAGACATTACGGATGTTGGAGGAAGCCTAATGCCCCCTGTACCCTTTTGGTTGGATATTGTGTTTCTGTACGCAAGATTCTTAACATCTCTCATCAACCCACTACTGTACACATTCTTCAAAATGGATTTCAAGCAGGCGAAGCAATcgtttttaagaaaaatatgtTCTAGAGAGCGAGCCAGAGAGCAAGCGGAAGACACAGAGCTACAGGGCTGGTGGAAAGGCTTGAAAAGGATTTCTTTTGCAAGAAGTAGTCAAACAACATTGACAACTACACTTTAA